A genomic stretch from Caloenas nicobarica isolate bCalNic1 chromosome 3, bCalNic1.hap1, whole genome shotgun sequence includes:
- the RRM2 gene encoding ribonucleoside-diphosphate reductase subunit M2 isoform X4, which yields MLSARVPLATRHDQPRVSPRKGLSSLKNLALSDKENTPPALSSARVLASKAARKIFQEGDGKPPEPLLQVPRDAEEEEPLLRENPRRFVVFPIQYHDIWQMYKKAEASFWTAEEVDLSKDIQHWESLKPEEKYFISHVLAFFAASDGIVNENLVERFTQEVQVTEARCFYGFQIAMENIHSEMYSLLIDTYIKDSKEREFLFNAIETLPCVKKKADWAMRWIGDKKATYGERVVAFAAVEGIFFSGSFASIFWLKKRGLMPGLTFSNELISRDEGLHCDFACLMFKHLIHKPSEERVKEIIMNAVLIEQEFLTEALPVKLIGMNCTLMKQYIEFVADRLMLELGFNKIYKVENPFDFMENISLEGKTNFFEKRVGEYQRMGVMSKPTDNSFTLDAEF from the exons ATGCTGTCTGCCCGCGTCCCGCTCGCCACCCGCCATGACCAGCCTCGCGTGTCCCCTAGGAAGGGCCTGTCGTCCCTGAAGAACCTGGCGCTGAGCGACAAGGAGAACACG CCCCCCGCGCTCAGCAGCGCCCGCGTCCTGGCCAGCAAGGCGGCCCGCAAGATCTTCCAGGAGGGGGACGGGAAGCCG CCCGAGCCGCTGCTCCAGGTGCCCCGGGacgcggaggaggaggagccgcTGCTGCGGGAGAACCCCCGCCGGTTCGTCGTCTTCCCCATCCAGTACCACGACATCTGGCAGATGTACAAGAAGGCCGAGGCCTCCTTCTGGACGGcggaggag GTGGATCTTTCGAAAGACATCCAGCACTGGGAGTCCCTGAAGCCCGAGGAGAAGTACTTCATTTCTCACGTCCTCGCCTTCTTTGCTGCCAGCGATGGCATCGTTAATGAAAACCTG GTGGAGCGGTTCACTCAAGAAGTGCAAGTCACAGAAGCTCGTTGTTTCTATGGCTTCCAGATTGCCATGGAAAACATACATTCAGAAATGTACAGTCTTCTTATCGACACCTACATTAAGGATTCTAAAGAGAG ggaatttctttttaatgctatTGAAACACTACCGTGTGTTAAAAAGAAGGCTGACTGGGCCATGCGCTGGATTGGGGACAAGAAAGCAACATATG GAGAACGTGTAGTAGCTTTTGCAGCGGTGGAAGGAATCTTCTTTTCTGGCTCTTTTGCATCAATTTTTTGGCTGAAGAAAAGGGGATTAATGCCTGGACTCACTTTTTCTAACGAACTCATCAGTAGAGATGAG GGCTTGCACTGTGATTTTGCCTGTCTCATGTTCAAGCACTTGATACACAAGCCATCAGAGGAGAGAGTAAAGGAAATCATCATGAATGCTGTTCTCATAGAACAG GAATTCTTGACGGAGGCACTGCCTGTAAAGCTGATTGGCATGAACTGCACTTTAATGAAACAGTACATAGAGTTTGTAGCAGACCGGCTTATGTTGGAACTGGGATTTAACAAG ATATACAAAGTGGAGAATCCTTTTGACTTCATGGAAAACATCTCTTTGGAAGGCAAGACCAACTTCTTTGAGAAGCGAGTAGGTGAATATCAGCGGATGGGAGTCATGTCGAAGCCCACGGACAACTCCTTCACCCTGGATGCGGAGTTTTAA
- the RRM2 gene encoding ribonucleoside-diphosphate reductase subunit M2 isoform X2 — MLSARVPLATRHDQPRVSPRKGLSSLKNLALSDKENTPPALSSARVLASKAARKIFQEGDGKPPEPEPLLQVPRDAEEEEPLLRENPRRFVVFPIQYHDIWQMYKKAEASFWTAEEVDLSKDIQHWESLKPEEKYFISHVLAFFAASDGIVNENLVERFTQEVQVTEARCFYGFQIAMENIHSEMYSLLIDTYIKDSKEREFLFNAIETLPCVKKKADWAMRWIGDKKATYGERVVAFAAVEGIFFSGSFASIFWLKKRGLMPGLTFSNELISRDEGLHCDFACLMFKHLIHKPSEERVKEIIMNAVLIEQEFLTEALPVKLIGMNCTLMKQYIEFVADRLMLELGFNKIYKVENPFDFMENISLEGKTNFFEKRVGEYQRMGVMSKPTDNSFTLDAEF, encoded by the exons ATGCTGTCTGCCCGCGTCCCGCTCGCCACCCGCCATGACCAGCCTCGCGTGTCCCCTAGGAAGGGCCTGTCGTCCCTGAAGAACCTGGCGCTGAGCGACAAGGAGAACACG CCCCCCGCGCTCAGCAGCGCCCGCGTCCTGGCCAGCAAGGCGGCCCGCAAGATCTTCCAGGAGGGGGACGGGAAGCCG CCCGAGCCCGAGCCGCTGCTCCAGGTGCCCCGGGacgcggaggaggaggagccgcTGCTGCGGGAGAACCCCCGCCGGTTCGTCGTCTTCCCCATCCAGTACCACGACATCTGGCAGATGTACAAGAAGGCCGAGGCCTCCTTCTGGACGGcggaggag GTGGATCTTTCGAAAGACATCCAGCACTGGGAGTCCCTGAAGCCCGAGGAGAAGTACTTCATTTCTCACGTCCTCGCCTTCTTTGCTGCCAGCGATGGCATCGTTAATGAAAACCTG GTGGAGCGGTTCACTCAAGAAGTGCAAGTCACAGAAGCTCGTTGTTTCTATGGCTTCCAGATTGCCATGGAAAACATACATTCAGAAATGTACAGTCTTCTTATCGACACCTACATTAAGGATTCTAAAGAGAG ggaatttctttttaatgctatTGAAACACTACCGTGTGTTAAAAAGAAGGCTGACTGGGCCATGCGCTGGATTGGGGACAAGAAAGCAACATATG GAGAACGTGTAGTAGCTTTTGCAGCGGTGGAAGGAATCTTCTTTTCTGGCTCTTTTGCATCAATTTTTTGGCTGAAGAAAAGGGGATTAATGCCTGGACTCACTTTTTCTAACGAACTCATCAGTAGAGATGAG GGCTTGCACTGTGATTTTGCCTGTCTCATGTTCAAGCACTTGATACACAAGCCATCAGAGGAGAGAGTAAAGGAAATCATCATGAATGCTGTTCTCATAGAACAG GAATTCTTGACGGAGGCACTGCCTGTAAAGCTGATTGGCATGAACTGCACTTTAATGAAACAGTACATAGAGTTTGTAGCAGACCGGCTTATGTTGGAACTGGGATTTAACAAG ATATACAAAGTGGAGAATCCTTTTGACTTCATGGAAAACATCTCTTTGGAAGGCAAGACCAACTTCTTTGAGAAGCGAGTAGGTGAATATCAGCGGATGGGAGTCATGTCGAAGCCCACGGACAACTCCTTCACCCTGGATGCGGAGTTTTAA
- the RRM2 gene encoding ribonucleoside-diphosphate reductase subunit M2 isoform X3, with translation MLSARVPLATRHDQPRVSPRKGLSSLKNLALSDKENTPPALSSARVLASKAARKIFQEGDGKPVPRDAEEEEPLLRENPRRFVVFPIQYHDIWQMYKKAEASFWTAEEVDLSKDIQHWESLKPEEKYFISHVLAFFAASDGIVNENLVERFTQEVQVTEARCFYGFQIAMENIHSEMYSLLIDTYIKDSKEREFLFNAIETLPCVKKKADWAMRWIGDKKATYGERVVAFAAVEGIFFSGSFASIFWLKKRGLMPGLTFSNELISRDEGLHCDFACLMFKHLIHKPSEERVKEIIMNAVLIEQEFLTEALPVKLIGMNCTLMKQYIEFVADRLMLELGFNKIYKVENPFDFMENISLEGKTNFFEKRVGEYQRMGVMSKPTDNSFTLDAEF, from the exons ATGCTGTCTGCCCGCGTCCCGCTCGCCACCCGCCATGACCAGCCTCGCGTGTCCCCTAGGAAGGGCCTGTCGTCCCTGAAGAACCTGGCGCTGAGCGACAAGGAGAACACG CCCCCCGCGCTCAGCAGCGCCCGCGTCCTGGCCAGCAAGGCGGCCCGCAAGATCTTCCAGGAGGGGGACGGGAAGCCG GTGCCCCGGGacgcggaggaggaggagccgcTGCTGCGGGAGAACCCCCGCCGGTTCGTCGTCTTCCCCATCCAGTACCACGACATCTGGCAGATGTACAAGAAGGCCGAGGCCTCCTTCTGGACGGcggaggag GTGGATCTTTCGAAAGACATCCAGCACTGGGAGTCCCTGAAGCCCGAGGAGAAGTACTTCATTTCTCACGTCCTCGCCTTCTTTGCTGCCAGCGATGGCATCGTTAATGAAAACCTG GTGGAGCGGTTCACTCAAGAAGTGCAAGTCACAGAAGCTCGTTGTTTCTATGGCTTCCAGATTGCCATGGAAAACATACATTCAGAAATGTACAGTCTTCTTATCGACACCTACATTAAGGATTCTAAAGAGAG ggaatttctttttaatgctatTGAAACACTACCGTGTGTTAAAAAGAAGGCTGACTGGGCCATGCGCTGGATTGGGGACAAGAAAGCAACATATG GAGAACGTGTAGTAGCTTTTGCAGCGGTGGAAGGAATCTTCTTTTCTGGCTCTTTTGCATCAATTTTTTGGCTGAAGAAAAGGGGATTAATGCCTGGACTCACTTTTTCTAACGAACTCATCAGTAGAGATGAG GGCTTGCACTGTGATTTTGCCTGTCTCATGTTCAAGCACTTGATACACAAGCCATCAGAGGAGAGAGTAAAGGAAATCATCATGAATGCTGTTCTCATAGAACAG GAATTCTTGACGGAGGCACTGCCTGTAAAGCTGATTGGCATGAACTGCACTTTAATGAAACAGTACATAGAGTTTGTAGCAGACCGGCTTATGTTGGAACTGGGATTTAACAAG ATATACAAAGTGGAGAATCCTTTTGACTTCATGGAAAACATCTCTTTGGAAGGCAAGACCAACTTCTTTGAGAAGCGAGTAGGTGAATATCAGCGGATGGGAGTCATGTCGAAGCCCACGGACAACTCCTTCACCCTGGATGCGGAGTTTTAA
- the RRM2 gene encoding ribonucleoside-diphosphate reductase subunit M2 isoform X1 has product MLSARVPLATRHDQPRVSPRKGLSSLKNLALSDKENTPPALSSARVLASKAARKIFQEGDGKPVSAERLVPAPALLLSPPRVEEEPLLRENPRRFVVFPIQYHDIWQMYKKAEASFWTAEEVDLSKDIQHWESLKPEEKYFISHVLAFFAASDGIVNENLVERFTQEVQVTEARCFYGFQIAMENIHSEMYSLLIDTYIKDSKEREFLFNAIETLPCVKKKADWAMRWIGDKKATYGERVVAFAAVEGIFFSGSFASIFWLKKRGLMPGLTFSNELISRDEGLHCDFACLMFKHLIHKPSEERVKEIIMNAVLIEQEFLTEALPVKLIGMNCTLMKQYIEFVADRLMLELGFNKIYKVENPFDFMENISLEGKTNFFEKRVGEYQRMGVMSKPTDNSFTLDAEF; this is encoded by the exons ATGCTGTCTGCCCGCGTCCCGCTCGCCACCCGCCATGACCAGCCTCGCGTGTCCCCTAGGAAGGGCCTGTCGTCCCTGAAGAACCTGGCGCTGAGCGACAAGGAGAACACG CCCCCCGCGCTCAGCAGCGCCCGCGTCCTGGCCAGCAAGGCGGCCCGCAAGATCTTCCAGGAGGGGGACGGGAAGCCGGTGAGTGCGGAACGCCTGGTCCCCGCCCCTgcccttctcctctctcccccgCGGGTG gaggaggagccgcTGCTGCGGGAGAACCCCCGCCGGTTCGTCGTCTTCCCCATCCAGTACCACGACATCTGGCAGATGTACAAGAAGGCCGAGGCCTCCTTCTGGACGGcggaggag GTGGATCTTTCGAAAGACATCCAGCACTGGGAGTCCCTGAAGCCCGAGGAGAAGTACTTCATTTCTCACGTCCTCGCCTTCTTTGCTGCCAGCGATGGCATCGTTAATGAAAACCTG GTGGAGCGGTTCACTCAAGAAGTGCAAGTCACAGAAGCTCGTTGTTTCTATGGCTTCCAGATTGCCATGGAAAACATACATTCAGAAATGTACAGTCTTCTTATCGACACCTACATTAAGGATTCTAAAGAGAG ggaatttctttttaatgctatTGAAACACTACCGTGTGTTAAAAAGAAGGCTGACTGGGCCATGCGCTGGATTGGGGACAAGAAAGCAACATATG GAGAACGTGTAGTAGCTTTTGCAGCGGTGGAAGGAATCTTCTTTTCTGGCTCTTTTGCATCAATTTTTTGGCTGAAGAAAAGGGGATTAATGCCTGGACTCACTTTTTCTAACGAACTCATCAGTAGAGATGAG GGCTTGCACTGTGATTTTGCCTGTCTCATGTTCAAGCACTTGATACACAAGCCATCAGAGGAGAGAGTAAAGGAAATCATCATGAATGCTGTTCTCATAGAACAG GAATTCTTGACGGAGGCACTGCCTGTAAAGCTGATTGGCATGAACTGCACTTTAATGAAACAGTACATAGAGTTTGTAGCAGACCGGCTTATGTTGGAACTGGGATTTAACAAG ATATACAAAGTGGAGAATCCTTTTGACTTCATGGAAAACATCTCTTTGGAAGGCAAGACCAACTTCTTTGAGAAGCGAGTAGGTGAATATCAGCGGATGGGAGTCATGTCGAAGCCCACGGACAACTCCTTCACCCTGGATGCGGAGTTTTAA